One Etheostoma cragini isolate CJK2018 chromosome 18, CSU_Ecrag_1.0, whole genome shotgun sequence DNA window includes the following coding sequences:
- the nfkbie gene encoding NF-kappa-B inhibitor epsilon has translation MASDDCRKDYLLEDNRTDSGIDSYGSILKSEEPRESSADFIGPRDKISTGEERLDSAYGSSSITVESLSEIVGGCTLSSAKEEQAQRSELSEQEENLLTTITEDGDTILHLAIIHEDEFIAQQLIQLFPKEVLDIQNNLYQSPLHLATYLNLTDVVKSLVEKSSSLGLQDQEGNTALHVACQHGQIECATEMTREVSPSKLAPILEIQNWRGLACLHLAALNRQYQIMKLLVKKGADLNIQEGTSGKTALHLAVELHDVASVKLLLSRGANVDAAMFNGCTPLHLAVGRQDATIANLLCQSGADTMLRNMEDETALDLADGNDDILALFPFDDIQISGRSVVSVKF, from the exons ATGGCGAGCGACGACTGTAGGAAAGATTACTTGCTGGAGGATAACCGCACAGATTCGGGTATTGACTCGTATGGTTCCATACTGAAGTCGGAGGAGCCCCGGGAGTCGAGCGCAGACTTCATTGGGCCAAGGGACAAGATTTCCACCGGGGAGGAGCGGCTGGACTCAGCCTATGGCTCCTCGTCCATCACGGTGGAGAGTTTGTCAGAGATAGTTGGGGGATGCACGCTGTCCAGCGCCAAGGAGGAGCAAGCACAAAGATCTGAACTCTCTGAGCAGGAGGAGAACTTGCTCACAACCATAACTGAAGATGGAGACAc AATCCTGCACTTAGCAATCATCCATGAAGACGAATTTATCGCCCAACAGTTGATACAGCTTTTTCCAAAAGAAGTCCTGGACATCCAAAACAATTTATACCAA AGCCCTTTGCACTTGGCCACGTACCTAAACCTGACAGATGTGGTGAAGAGCCTGGTGGAGAAAAGTTCCAGTCTGGGGCTGCAGGACCAGGAGGGGAACACCGCACTCCATGTGGCCTGCCAGCATGGGCAGATAGAGTGCGCCACTGAGATGACCAGAGAGGTTTCCCCAAGCAAGCTGGCACCGATCCTTGAGATCCAAAACTGGAGAG GTCTTGCCTGTCTTCACTTGGCTGCACTGAACAGGCAATATCAGATTATGAAGCTACTGGTGAAAAAGGGAGCAGACCTAAATATACAG GAAGGAACCAGTGGGAAAACAGCTCTTCATCTCGCCGTGGAGCTGCATGATGTCGCGTCAGTAAAGCTGCTGCTCAGCAGGGGGGCCAACGTGGACGCTGCCATGTTTAACGGCTGCACACCTCTGCATCTCGCGGTGGGGAGACAGGACGCTACCATCGCCAACCTCCTCTGCCAGTCCGGCGCTGACACAATGCTACGAAACATGGAGGACGAAACGGCGCTGGATCTGGCCGACGGCAATGATGAT ATTCTGgctctttttccttttgatgACATCCAGATCTCCGGGAGGTCGGTGGTCAGTGTGAAGTTTTAA
- the tmem151ba gene encoding transmembrane protein 151B, with the protein MSPASAATGSESSTTTVPEEESDSPREEQRPHKQSLAKSLCQETHWKCLLLSLLMYGCVGVMAWCQVTKVTRLSFDSAYKGKSMMYHDSPCSNGYIYIPLAFLVMLYVVYLVECWHCYTRNELQYKVDVDSVAERIQRMQQATPCIWWKAISYHYIRRTRQVTRYRNGDAYTTTQVYHERVNTHVAEAEFDYGNCGVKDIAKQLLGLEDFPITRLRFTKCFSFANVESENSYLTQRARFFTENEGLDDYMEAREGMHLKNVDFKEYMIAFSDPNHLPWYAANSTFWVAAAFTLSWPLRVLTEYRTACVHYHVEKLFGFDYVPVTPSEERPQCRHIPRVNTIDSTELEWHIRSNQQLVPSYSEAVLMDLSQLSGSCNNYSVSGSYGSYRQNCERCHRAISSSSIFSRSALSICNTGSPRIPFSASRFSLGRLYGSRRSCMWRSSGSLNERSCPTESTNCLSGQQAGEENPPAYQDALYHPVLIVHRNEGCLNHDHRSLHRNGSCVETSL; encoded by the exons ATGTCCCCAGCATCGGCTGCAACGGGCAGTGAAAGCAGCACCACCACCGTCCCCGAAGAGGAGTCGGACAGCCCCCGAGAGGAG CAGCGGCCCCATAAACAATCCCTGGCAAAATCCTTGTGTCAGGAAACTCACTGGAAATGCCTGCTGCTGTCCCTGCTGATGTACGGCTGCGTTGGGGTGATGGCCTGGTGCCAGGTGACCAAGGTGACACGCCTCTCCTTCGACAGCGCCTACAAAGGAAAGTCTATGATGTACCATGACAGTCCCTGCTCCAACGGCTACATCTACATCCCTTTGGCCTTCTTGGTCATGCTCTATGTGGTCTACCTGGTGGAGTGTTGGCACTGCTACACTAGGAATGAGCTGCAGTACAAGGTGGATGTGGACAGTGTGGCAGAGCGCATCCAGCGAATGCAGCAGGCTACGCCCTGCATCTGGTGGAAGGCCATTAGCTACCATTATATCAGGAGGACGCGGCAGGTGACGCGCTACCGTAACGGAGATGCCTACACCACCACGCAAGTCTATCACGAGCGAGTCAACACCCACGTGGCTGAGGCGGAATTTGACTATGGGAACTGTGGGGTTAAGGACATTGCGAAGCAACTGCTGGGCCTGGAGGACTTCCCCATCACCAGGCTGAGGTTCACTAAGTGCTTTAGCTTTGCCAATGTAGAGTCCGAGAACTCCTACCTAACCCAGCGGGCAAGGTTCTTCACAGAGAACGAGGGCCTGGATGACTACATGGAAGCCCGTGAGGGGATGCACCTGAAGAATGTAGACTTTAAGGAGTATATGATTGCCTTTTCTGACCCTAATCACCTTCCCTGGTACGCAGCCAACTCCACTTTCTGGGTGGCAGCGGCTTTCACCCTCTCCTGGCCTCTGCGGGTGCTGACAGAGTACCGCACGGCCTGTGTACACTACCATGTGGAGAAGCTGTTTGGCTTTGACTATGTGCCAGTAACACCATCTGAGGAGCGGCCGCAATGCAGACACATCCCACGAGTCAACACAATTGACAGCACAGAGCTGGAGTGGCACATCCGCTCTAACCAGCAGCTGGTGCCCAGCTACTCAGAGGCAGTTCTCATGGACCTGTCCCAGCTTTCAGGAAGCTGTAACAACTACTCCGTAAGTGGAAGCTATGGTAGCTACAGGCAGAACTGTGAACGCTGCCACCGTGCCATCAGCAGCTCCTCTATCTTCTCTCGCAGCGCCCTCAGCATCTGCAACACGGGAAGCCCCCGTATCCCCTTCAGCGCCAGCCGCTTTTCGCTGGGCCGGTTGTACGGCTCCAGGCGGAGCTGCATGTGGAGGAGCAGCGGGAGCCTGAATGAGCGGTCCTGCCCCACAGAAAGCACAAACTGTCTGTCAGGCCAGCAGGCCGGTGAGGAGAACCCTCCAGCCTACCAGGACGCTCTGTACCACCCAGTGCTCATTGTACATCGCAATGAAGGCTGCCTCAACCACGACCACCGCTCCCTTCACAGAAATGGCTCATGTGTGGAAACTTCTCTATGA
- the tcte1 gene encoding dynein regulatory complex subunit 5: protein MRKSAYSPGANLDPAEDFGKMRRRRIIAEDPDWSLNIVPCLSKLCLQSIGRNFEEKPIFEELTPIQKDFVQENVSTSLPLHVTANLISDGVYWKRCCEQRWDLCDVSHYGYSWKRMFFERHMETIIELFIPEVTEPKTVLEMVPLCKNYIKRLDISQLLPPIKEPQNEEEEELGLELASDNEYDRPSLDHFDFNILLDKLTKLEELHLVYRVKQCGMNFEWKMFEMTTRDCESLAKALKSCMTLKLLKLHQSHIEDVKCRLLVKYLLDHPSLRELDFSHNLIGDKGARALGKLLNRSKLTTLNMCDNEIRGPGAKAIAYALSKNSTLKSLNLRLNRLRDDGGQAIGKALLNNNTLLHLHLGGNEVTGPTANALSKVLIQSNTLKSINLSCNNLGVDGGKALEEAMSHNTSVTEFDIGLTGVDNQSVSFINQVVWTNQSLEKERHAQESKHQQLPF from the exons ATGCGTAAGTCCGCATATTCTCCTGGAGCCAACCTCGACCCAGCCGAAGACTTCGgaaagatgaggaggaggaggattaTTGCTGAAGATCCAGACTGGTCTCTGAATATAGTGCCTTGTTTATCAAAACTCTGTCTGCAAAGCATCGGGAGAAACTTTGAGG AAAAGCCTATATTTGAAGAGCTTACACCCATCCAGAAAGACTTTGTGCAGGAGAACGTGTCTACCTCCCTGCCCCTGCATGTCACAGCCAACTTGATCAGCGATGGTGTCTATTGGAAGAGGTGCTGCGAGCAGCGGTGGGACCTTTGTGACGTCTCTCATTATGGCTACAGCTGGAAACGAATGTTCTTTGAGAGGCATATGGAGACCATTATTGAGCTTTTTATCCCAGAAGTTACAGAGCCCAAGACAGTTCTAGAGATGGTACCTCTTTGTAAGAACTACATCAAGAGGCTGGACATCTCCCAACTCCTGCCACCTATCAAGGAGCCCcagaatgaggaggaggaggaattgGGCTTAGAGTTGGCAAGTGACAATGAGTATGACAGACCATCTTTAGACCACTTTGACTTCAACATCCTCCTCGACAAGCTGACAAAACTGGAAGAGCTCCATTTAGTGTACAGGGTCAAACAATGTGGTATGAACTTTGAATGGAAGATGTTTGAGATGACCACCAGAGATTGTGAGTCCCTTGCCAAGGCCCTTAAGTCCTGTATGACTTTGAAG CTTCTAAAGCTCCATCAAAGCCACATTGAGGATGTAAAGTGCCGGCTGCTCGTGAAATACCTTTTGGACCACCCGTCCCTGAGGGAGCTCGACTTCTCCCACAACCTGATCGGAGACAAAGGAGCCAGAGCCCTTGGAAAGCTGCTCAACAGGAGTAAACTGACGACCCTGAACATGTGTGACAACGAAATTAGAGGCCCTGGAGCCAAAGCTATAGCATACGCATTGTCCAAGAACTCCACCCTTAAGTCCCTCAACCTGCGTCTCAACCGTTTGAGAGATGACGGGGGCCAGGCTATTGGCAAAGCCTTGCTGAACAACAATACCCTGCTTCACCTGCATCTGGGAGGCAATGAGGTAACTGGGCCTACTGCAAACGCACTGTCTAAAGTTCTAATTCAGAGTAACACCCTGAAGAGCATCAATCTCTCCTGCAACAACCTAGGGGTG gatggAGGTAAAGCTCTGGAGGAGGCAATGTCTCATAACACCAGCGTAACAGAATTTGATATCGGTCTGACGGGGGTTGACAACCAGAGCGTTTCCTTCATCAACCAGGTGGTTTGGACCAACCAGAGtttagaaaaagagagacatgcTCAAGAGAGTAAACACCAACAGCTTcctttttga
- the rnf8 gene encoding E3 ubiquitin-protein ligase rnf8 isoform X1, which yields MDTVTTDSSAAEEDDSSDSEVLCLMRVGRNSDWLRLFENTEITIGRGVDVTHQLLSPSCPLMISRMHCTFKQREDGKWTVTDKNSLNGVWVNGNRIPAEEAHQLRLGDSIQLGVPVIGTEVEFDYILVQRPLKDIKLYLAKGHREGAKSAHVAKRPKRKLTAEEVEPSTSKPKLYRCSSADKSFAKPCPLSPVKRQQRLSHTQPEETGPSRHVLEVDRPSDGSSSPCDLDNLQMYSQNILMLRERVDDTQRQVASLGGEPRQADPLREEHVRELRGQLETLRAKMHRMETLEKSFSETKRQLEAQKTQQQEELLKKQLEEALQEQKKVIDELALSREGFEKILLAKNKELEVTKEEKEKARAQKEEVVTQVTEVLENELQCIICSELFIEAVILNCAHSFCSHCIKQWRKKKDECPICRRAIQSQTRCLALDNCIDSMVENLSLDMKSRRQTLITERKADCAQVMVIHDDDSSRSSDSDSSMVSIDSSLSSVVSLDTDSSIHLDSSPPFSGFSDESVDEFDD from the exons ATGGATACTGTAACGACAGATTCGTCTGCAGCTGAGGAAGATGACAGTTCAGACTCAGAGGTTTTATGTTTGATGAGAGTTGGAAGAAATTCAGACTGGCTTCGCTTGTTCGAAAACACTGAG ATCACTATAGGACGTGGTGTGGATGTGACTCACCAGTTGTTGTCTCCAAGTTGTCCCCTGATGATCTCCAGAATGCATTGTACGTTTAAGCAAAGGGAAGATGGCAAGTGGACAGTGACCGACAAAAAC agTCTCAATGGTGTGTGGGTGAATGGAAACCGCATACCCGCTGAAGAAGCCCATCAGCTGAGGCTTGGAGACTCCATACAACTTGGTGTTCCTGTAATTGGAACCGAAGTGGAGTTTGACTACATCCTTGTCCAGCGGCCCCTCAAAGACATTAAACTTTACCTGGCAAAGGGACACAGAGAGGGCGCTAAATCAGCCCATGTTGCCAAGAGGCCCAAAAGGAAATTGACCGCGGAAGAAGTTGAGCCGTCTACCTCAAAGCCCAAGCTCTACCGCTGCTCCTCTGCAGACAAGTCATTTGCAAAGCCCTGCCCTCTGTCACCAGTGAAACGGCAGCAGAGGCTCAGCCACACCCAGCCAGAGGAAACTGGACCCAGCAGACACGTCCTGGAAGTAGACCGGCCCTCAGATGGCTCCAGCAGTCCGTGTGACCTGGACAACTTGCAGAT GTACAGCCAGAACATTCTGATGCTCAGGGAGCGGGTGGACGACACCCAGAGGCAGGTAGCCTCGCTGGGGGGAGAGCCCCGGCAAGCTGACCCACTCAGAGAGGAGCATGTCAGGGAGCTGCGGGGTCAGCTTGAGACGCTCAGAGCCAAGATGCACCGGATGGAGACGTTAGAGAAGTCCTTTAGTGAAACCAAGAGGCAGCTAGAG gcacagaaaacacagcaacaaGAAGAGCTTTTGAAGAAACAGTTGGAAGAAGCCTTGCAAGAG CAAAAGAAGGTAATAGACGAACTTGCTCTTTCTCGGGAAGGCTTTGAAAAAATTCTCTTGGCCAAAAACAAAGAACTGGAAGTGACAAAG gaggagaaagaaaaggcaagGGCCCAAAAAGAGGAAGTAGTTACACAGGTGACTGAAGTTCTGGAGAACGAGCTTCAGTGCATCATCTGCTCCGAGCTCTTCATTGAG GCAGTCATCTTGAACTGCGCTCACAGCTTCTGCAGTCACTGCATCAAGCAGTGGCGCAAAAAGAAAGATGAGTGTCCCATCTGCCGACGGGCCATCCAGTCCCAGACCCGCTGTCTGGCCCTGGACAACTGCATCGACAGCATGGTGGAAAACCTGAGCCTGGACATGAAGTCGAGGCGCCAGACCCTTATTACTGAGAGGAAAG CGGACTGTGCTCAGGTGATGGTGATCCATGATGACgacagcagcaggagcagcgaTAGCGACAGCAGTATGGTGTCCATAGATAGTAGCCTGAGCTCTGTGGTCTCTCTGGACACAGACAGTAGCATCCACTTGGACTCCAGTCCGCCCTTCAGTGGTTTCTCTGATGAAAGTGTTGATGAGTTTGATGATTAG
- the rnf8 gene encoding E3 ubiquitin-protein ligase rnf8 isoform X2, translated as MDTVTTDSSAAEEDDSSDSEVLCLMRVGRNSDWLRLFENTEITIGRGVDVTHQLLSPSCPLMISRMHCTFKQREDGKWTVTDKNSLNGVWVNGNRIPAEEAHQLRLGDSIQLGVPVIGTEVEFDYILVQRPLKDIKLYLAKGHREGAKSAHVAKRPKRKLTAEEVEPSTSKPKLYRCSSADKSFAKPCPLSPVKRQQRLSHTQPEETGPSRHVLEVDRPSDGSSSPCDLDNLQMYSQNILMLRERVDDTQRQVASLGGEPRQADPLREEHVRELRGQLETLRAKMHRMETLEKSFSETKRQLEAQKTQQQEELLKKQLEEALQEQKKVIDELALSREGFEKILLAKNKELEVTKEEKEKARAQKEEVVTQVTEVLENELQCIICSELFIEAVILNCAHSFCSHCIKQWRKKKDECPICRRAIQSQTRCLALDNCIDSMVENLSLDMKSRRQTLITERKGESGLCSGDGDP; from the exons ATGGATACTGTAACGACAGATTCGTCTGCAGCTGAGGAAGATGACAGTTCAGACTCAGAGGTTTTATGTTTGATGAGAGTTGGAAGAAATTCAGACTGGCTTCGCTTGTTCGAAAACACTGAG ATCACTATAGGACGTGGTGTGGATGTGACTCACCAGTTGTTGTCTCCAAGTTGTCCCCTGATGATCTCCAGAATGCATTGTACGTTTAAGCAAAGGGAAGATGGCAAGTGGACAGTGACCGACAAAAAC agTCTCAATGGTGTGTGGGTGAATGGAAACCGCATACCCGCTGAAGAAGCCCATCAGCTGAGGCTTGGAGACTCCATACAACTTGGTGTTCCTGTAATTGGAACCGAAGTGGAGTTTGACTACATCCTTGTCCAGCGGCCCCTCAAAGACATTAAACTTTACCTGGCAAAGGGACACAGAGAGGGCGCTAAATCAGCCCATGTTGCCAAGAGGCCCAAAAGGAAATTGACCGCGGAAGAAGTTGAGCCGTCTACCTCAAAGCCCAAGCTCTACCGCTGCTCCTCTGCAGACAAGTCATTTGCAAAGCCCTGCCCTCTGTCACCAGTGAAACGGCAGCAGAGGCTCAGCCACACCCAGCCAGAGGAAACTGGACCCAGCAGACACGTCCTGGAAGTAGACCGGCCCTCAGATGGCTCCAGCAGTCCGTGTGACCTGGACAACTTGCAGAT GTACAGCCAGAACATTCTGATGCTCAGGGAGCGGGTGGACGACACCCAGAGGCAGGTAGCCTCGCTGGGGGGAGAGCCCCGGCAAGCTGACCCACTCAGAGAGGAGCATGTCAGGGAGCTGCGGGGTCAGCTTGAGACGCTCAGAGCCAAGATGCACCGGATGGAGACGTTAGAGAAGTCCTTTAGTGAAACCAAGAGGCAGCTAGAG gcacagaaaacacagcaacaaGAAGAGCTTTTGAAGAAACAGTTGGAAGAAGCCTTGCAAGAG CAAAAGAAGGTAATAGACGAACTTGCTCTTTCTCGGGAAGGCTTTGAAAAAATTCTCTTGGCCAAAAACAAAGAACTGGAAGTGACAAAG gaggagaaagaaaaggcaagGGCCCAAAAAGAGGAAGTAGTTACACAGGTGACTGAAGTTCTGGAGAACGAGCTTCAGTGCATCATCTGCTCCGAGCTCTTCATTGAG GCAGTCATCTTGAACTGCGCTCACAGCTTCTGCAGTCACTGCATCAAGCAGTGGCGCAAAAAGAAAGATGAGTGTCCCATCTGCCGACGGGCCATCCAGTCCCAGACCCGCTGTCTGGCCCTGGACAACTGCATCGACAGCATGGTGGAAAACCTGAGCCTGGACATGAAGTCGAGGCGCCAGACCCTTATTACTGAGAGGAAAGGTGAGAG CGGACTGTGCTCAGGTGATGGTGATCCATGA
- the aida gene encoding axin interactor, dorsalization-associated protein isoform X1: MSDVNKTIQKWHASFRKGTDFDSWGQLVEAIDEYQILARHLQKEVQSTDFTEEQKKTLGKIATCLEMRSASLQCTQSKEDFKLEELKKLETIIQNILTYNKEFPFDVQPVPLRKVLAPGEEENLELEEEEEDAAAGAGSTEAFPPRAPAPQGTLLPRLPSEPGMTLLTLKIEKIGLKDAGQCIDPYMTISVKDLNGVDVNPMQDTPVASRKEDTYIHFSVDVEIQRHVEKLPKGAAIFFEFKHYKPKKRFTSTKCFAFMEMDEIKPGPIVIELYKKPTDFKRKKLQLLTKKQLYLHLHQTLHKDS, translated from the exons ATGTCTGATGTCAACAAGACTATTCAGAAATGGCACGCCAGTTTTAGGAAAGGCACAGACTTTGACTCGTGGGGACAGTTAGTGGAGGCTATAGATGAGTACCAAAT TTTAGCGAGACATCTACAAAAAGAGGTTCAGTCAACAGACTTCACAGAGGAGCAGAAG aAAACTTTAGGAAAGATTGCAACATGCCTGGAGATGAGAAGTGCCAGTTTGCAg TGCACGCAGTCAAAAGAAGACTTCAAGTTAGAAGAGCTGAAGAAACTGGAAACCA taattCAAAATATTCTGACCTACAACAAAGAATTTCCCTTTGATGTACAGCCAGTGCCCTTAAG GAAAGTCCTGGCTCCAGGTGAAGAGGAGAAcctggagctggaggaggaggaggaggatgctgCAGCAGGAGCAGGATCTACAGAAGCGTTCCCCCCGAGAGCCCCCG CTCCGCAAG GTACCTTGTTGCCACGGTTACCGTCAGAGCCTGGGATGACACTACTTACACTAAAGATTGAAAAAATTGGGTTGAAGGATGCAGGGCAGTGCATCGATCCGTACATGACCATTAGTGTCAAAG ATTTGAACGGCGTAGATGTGAACCCAATGCAGGACACACCTGTGGCCTCCAGGAAGGAAGATACCTACATTCACTTTAGTGTGGACGTGGAGATCCAGAGACATGTGGAGAAATTACCAAAAG gagcagccatcttctttgaaTTCAAGCACTACAAACCTAAAAAGAGGTTTACCAGCACTAAATGTTTTGCCTTCATGGAAATGGACGAGATCAAACCCGGCCCTATCGTCATCGAGCT GTACAAAAAGCCCACCGACTTCAAGAGGAAGAAACTGCAGCTTCTGACAAAGAAACAACTCTATCTCCATCTTCATCAGACATTACACAAGGACAGCTAA
- the aida gene encoding axin interactor, dorsalization-associated protein isoform X2 — translation MSDVNKTIQKWHASFRKGTDFDSWGQLVEAIDEYQILARHLQKEVQSTDFTEEQKKTLGKIATCLEMRSASLQCTQSKEDFKLEELKKLETIIQNILTYNKEFPFDVQPVPLRKVLAPGEEENLELEEEEEDAAAGAGSTEAFPPRAPGTLLPRLPSEPGMTLLTLKIEKIGLKDAGQCIDPYMTISVKDLNGVDVNPMQDTPVASRKEDTYIHFSVDVEIQRHVEKLPKGAAIFFEFKHYKPKKRFTSTKCFAFMEMDEIKPGPIVIELYKKPTDFKRKKLQLLTKKQLYLHLHQTLHKDS, via the exons ATGTCTGATGTCAACAAGACTATTCAGAAATGGCACGCCAGTTTTAGGAAAGGCACAGACTTTGACTCGTGGGGACAGTTAGTGGAGGCTATAGATGAGTACCAAAT TTTAGCGAGACATCTACAAAAAGAGGTTCAGTCAACAGACTTCACAGAGGAGCAGAAG aAAACTTTAGGAAAGATTGCAACATGCCTGGAGATGAGAAGTGCCAGTTTGCAg TGCACGCAGTCAAAAGAAGACTTCAAGTTAGAAGAGCTGAAGAAACTGGAAACCA taattCAAAATATTCTGACCTACAACAAAGAATTTCCCTTTGATGTACAGCCAGTGCCCTTAAG GAAAGTCCTGGCTCCAGGTGAAGAGGAGAAcctggagctggaggaggaggaggaggatgctgCAGCAGGAGCAGGATCTACAGAAGCGTTCCCCCCGAGAGCCCCCG GTACCTTGTTGCCACGGTTACCGTCAGAGCCTGGGATGACACTACTTACACTAAAGATTGAAAAAATTGGGTTGAAGGATGCAGGGCAGTGCATCGATCCGTACATGACCATTAGTGTCAAAG ATTTGAACGGCGTAGATGTGAACCCAATGCAGGACACACCTGTGGCCTCCAGGAAGGAAGATACCTACATTCACTTTAGTGTGGACGTGGAGATCCAGAGACATGTGGAGAAATTACCAAAAG gagcagccatcttctttgaaTTCAAGCACTACAAACCTAAAAAGAGGTTTACCAGCACTAAATGTTTTGCCTTCATGGAAATGGACGAGATCAAACCCGGCCCTATCGTCATCGAGCT GTACAAAAAGCCCACCGACTTCAAGAGGAAGAAACTGCAGCTTCTGACAAAGAAACAACTCTATCTCCATCTTCATCAGACATTACACAAGGACAGCTAA